A window from bacterium encodes these proteins:
- a CDS encoding phosphoribosylformylglycinamidine synthase gives MAHRIEVVFRDAATDAPGRKIARRIRDDLHLPVHDVRTVSVYTLDADLSAGELAALAAGPFADPIIQDAYVDRPAAHGFAFDWLIEIGLLPGVTDNVGRTARESAETLLDRKPFSGQGVYASTQYLLSAEIDAEAVGHIARDLLANGLINRWTILPRADVTESKGVPAHVPKVEGGAVADVESIDLELSDAELLALSRAKTLALNLDEMRTIRDFYRREDIRAARALMNLPPDRPTDVELETLAQTWSEHCKHKIFAATIDYEEDGRRETIESLFKTCIQGSTAAIRRAKGAGDLCLSVFTDNAGVIRFTDDWSLVMKVETHNSPSALDPYGGALTGIVGVNRDPFGTGIGARLAFNTDVFCFASPFFEDELPPRLLHPKRVLEGVREGVEHGGNKSGIPTINGSIVFDEDFLGKPLVFCGTGGLLPATIHGKPGHEKEIRAGDLAVMAGGRIGADGIHGATFSSEELHEGSPATAVQIGDPITQKRMFDFLLIARDRGLYRSITDNGAGGLASSIGEMARSCGGCEINLDRAPLKYPGLAPWMILLSESQERMSLAVPPEKIEAFSALAAKMDVEVSVVGTFNDSGRFDVRFHDRIVASLPMDFLHDGVPVMRLAARWTPPALAKRFEREKEDYGATLRGLLARLNICSKEYVVRQYDHEVQAGSAVKPMCGANADGPSDAAVWRPLLDRMDAAVVSHGLVPRYSRIDAYDMASCAIDEAVRNAVATGADPDRMAGLDNFCWCDPVKTDANPDGDYKLAQLVRANRAVYDVTVAYGVPCVSGKDSMKNDYINAGQKISIPPTLLFTVVGVIPDAGKAVTMDVKAAGDLVYVLGTTRAELGASEYQQHHGDALSADVPRVDTDANLALYRALHRAMGAGLVRSCHDCSDGGLAVALAESAFAGGFGMRVDLTGASIDGETLSPAEMLFAESAGRFVATVAPENAEAFEAALASCAIARVGEVTNSTRLVARYGDEIRVDEDINDLRAAFKATLDF, from the coding sequence ATGGCTCATCGAATCGAGGTTGTCTTCAGGGACGCCGCCACCGACGCTCCGGGGCGCAAAATCGCGCGACGTATCCGCGACGATCTGCACCTGCCGGTGCACGACGTGCGCACCGTGTCGGTCTATACGCTCGACGCCGATCTTTCCGCCGGGGAGCTCGCCGCGCTCGCGGCCGGCCCGTTCGCCGATCCGATCATACAGGACGCCTATGTCGATCGGCCGGCCGCGCACGGATTTGCTTTCGACTGGCTGATCGAAATCGGGCTGCTGCCGGGCGTCACGGATAACGTCGGGCGCACCGCGCGCGAATCCGCCGAGACGCTGCTTGACCGCAAACCTTTTTCGGGACAGGGCGTCTACGCTTCGACGCAATATCTGCTTTCCGCGGAAATCGACGCGGAAGCTGTGGGACACATCGCGCGCGACCTGCTGGCCAACGGCCTCATCAACCGCTGGACGATCCTGCCGCGCGCGGACGTGACTGAATCAAAAGGGGTGCCCGCGCACGTGCCGAAGGTCGAAGGCGGCGCGGTCGCCGACGTGGAATCGATCGATCTCGAGCTGTCCGATGCCGAGCTGCTCGCGCTTTCGCGCGCAAAGACGCTGGCGTTGAATCTCGACGAGATGCGGACGATCCGCGATTTCTACCGGCGCGAGGATATCCGCGCGGCACGCGCGTTGATGAATCTGCCGCCCGATCGGCCGACGGATGTGGAGCTGGAGACGCTCGCGCAGACGTGGTCCGAGCACTGCAAGCACAAGATATTCGCCGCGACAATCGACTATGAGGAAGACGGCCGGCGCGAGACGATCGAGAGCCTGTTCAAAACGTGCATTCAGGGTTCGACAGCCGCAATCCGCAGGGCGAAAGGCGCGGGCGATCTTTGCCTGTCCGTCTTCACCGACAACGCGGGCGTCATCCGCTTCACCGACGACTGGTCGCTGGTGATGAAGGTCGAGACGCACAACTCGCCGTCCGCGCTCGATCCCTACGGGGGCGCTCTGACGGGCATCGTCGGCGTCAACCGCGATCCCTTCGGCACGGGAATCGGCGCGCGGCTCGCGTTCAATACGGATGTTTTCTGCTTTGCGTCGCCGTTTTTCGAGGATGAGTTGCCACCGCGCCTTCTGCACCCCAAGCGCGTGCTCGAGGGCGTTCGCGAGGGCGTGGAGCACGGCGGCAACAAGAGCGGCATTCCGACGATCAACGGCTCCATCGTGTTCGACGAGGATTTTCTCGGAAAGCCGCTCGTTTTTTGCGGCACGGGCGGGCTTCTGCCGGCGACAATTCACGGCAAACCGGGCCACGAAAAGGAAATCCGCGCCGGTGACCTCGCCGTCATGGCCGGCGGTCGCATCGGCGCCGACGGCATCCACGGCGCGACTTTTTCGAGCGAGGAACTGCACGAGGGCAGCCCCGCGACCGCGGTTCAGATCGGCGACCCGATCACGCAAAAGCGCATGTTCGATTTTCTGCTCATCGCGCGCGATCGCGGGCTGTATCGCAGCATCACCGACAACGGCGCGGGGGGTCTGGCGTCGAGCATCGGAGAGATGGCGCGCTCGTGCGGCGGCTGCGAAATCAACCTCGATCGAGCGCCGCTCAAATACCCCGGCCTTGCGCCGTGGATGATCCTGCTGTCGGAGTCGCAGGAGCGCATGAGCCTCGCGGTGCCGCCTGAAAAAATCGAAGCTTTTTCCGCGCTCGCCGCGAAGATGGACGTGGAGGTCAGCGTCGTCGGCACTTTCAACGATTCAGGGCGGTTTGACGTGCGTTTTCACGATCGCATCGTCGCGTCGCTACCGATGGACTTTCTGCACGACGGCGTGCCGGTCATGCGCCTCGCCGCACGCTGGACGCCGCCCGCGCTCGCGAAACGTTTCGAGCGCGAGAAGGAAGATTACGGCGCGACGCTGCGCGGCCTGCTGGCGCGTTTGAACATCTGTTCAAAAGAATACGTCGTTCGCCAATACGATCACGAGGTGCAGGCCGGTTCGGCGGTGAAGCCGATGTGCGGCGCCAACGCCGACGGTCCCTCCGACGCCGCCGTCTGGCGCCCGCTTCTCGATCGCATGGACGCGGCCGTCGTGTCGCACGGGCTTGTGCCGCGATATTCGCGGATCGACGCTTACGACATGGCCTCATGCGCGATCGACGAGGCGGTGCGCAACGCCGTGGCGACCGGCGCTGACCCCGATCGCATGGCGGGACTCGATAACTTTTGCTGGTGCGATCCCGTGAAGACGGACGCGAACCCCGACGGCGATTACAAGCTTGCGCAACTCGTCCGCGCAAACCGGGCGGTTTACGACGTCACCGTCGCTTACGGCGTCCCGTGCGTCTCCGGCAAGGACTCGATGAAAAACGACTACATCAACGCCGGGCAGAAAATCTCCATTCCGCCCACGTTGCTGTTCACCGTCGTCGGCGTCATCCCCGACGCAGGCAAGGCCGTCACGATGGACGTGAAAGCCGCGGGCGATCTCGTCTACGTCCTCGGAACGACGCGCGCCGAGCTTGGCGCGTCGGAGTACCAGCAACACCACGGCGACGCGCTCTCGGCGGACGTGCCGCGCGTGGATACCGACGCGAACCTTGCGTTGTACCGTGCGCTTCATCGTGCGATGGGCGCGGGACTCGTGCGTTCGTGCCATGACTGCTCGGACGGCGGACTCGCGGTGGCGCTCGCGGAGTCCGCGTTCGCCGGCGGCTTCGGCATGCGCGTCGATCTGACCGGCGCGAGCATCGATGGCGAAACGCTCTCGCCCGCGGAAATGCTCTTTGCCGAAAGCGCCGGGCGTTTCGTCGCCACCGTCGCGCCGGAAAACGCCGAGGCTTTCGAGGCCGCGCTCGCATCGTGCGCGATCGCGCGCGTCGGCGAGGTGACGAATTCGACGCGCCTTGTCGCCCGGTACGGCGACGAAATTCGCGTCGATGAGGACATCAACGATCTGCGGGCCGCCTTCAAGGCGACGCTCGATTTTTGA
- a CDS encoding phosphoribosylformylglycinamidine synthase subunit PurQ has translation MAKVRSIVVTGNGVNCEREMAHANVLAGASADIVSIYDLLAGEVCLDEYQLANFPGGFLDGDDMGSAKAGANRYRHARIAGGGERLSDQLARFIESGKCVIGVCNGFQLIIKLGLLPALDGRYFEQTATLTFNDRGRFEDRWVRMKADPESPCVFTRGIETMELPVRHGEGRLVAASDDVLRAVEDRRLVPLRYVDAAGRPTESYPENPNGSPGGIAALCDETGRVFGMMPHPEAFLHRTNHPRWTREPMPDEGQGLAIFRNAVAYLSEA, from the coding sequence TTGGCGAAGGTTCGATCCATCGTCGTCACCGGCAACGGCGTCAACTGCGAGCGCGAGATGGCGCACGCAAACGTTCTGGCCGGGGCGAGCGCGGACATCGTGTCGATCTACGACCTGCTCGCGGGCGAGGTTTGCCTTGACGAATACCAGCTCGCGAACTTCCCCGGCGGCTTCCTTGACGGCGACGATATGGGAAGCGCGAAGGCGGGCGCGAACCGCTACCGGCACGCGCGCATTGCGGGCGGCGGCGAGCGCCTGTCGGATCAGCTCGCGCGTTTTATTGAGTCGGGCAAGTGCGTTATCGGCGTGTGCAACGGGTTTCAGCTCATTATCAAGCTCGGGTTGCTGCCCGCGCTGGATGGACGCTATTTCGAACAAACCGCGACGCTGACCTTCAACGATCGCGGCCGTTTCGAGGACCGCTGGGTGCGCATGAAGGCGGATCCGGAATCGCCGTGCGTTTTCACCCGCGGAATCGAAACGATGGAATTACCAGTGCGTCACGGCGAGGGAAGGCTCGTCGCCGCGTCGGATGACGTGCTGCGCGCGGTCGAGGATCGCCGCCTCGTGCCGCTTCGCTACGTCGACGCGGCGGGGCGCCCGACCGAGAGCTATCCTGAAAATCCGAACGGCAGCCCCGGCGGCATCGCGGCGCTCTGCGATGAAACCGGGCGCGTGTTTGGCATGATGCCGCATCCGGAGGCCTTCCTTCACCGCACGAATCACCCGCGCTGGACGCGCGAGCCGATGCCCGACGAAGGGCAGGGGCTGGCGATCTTCCGCAACGCGGTCGCGTATTTATCCGAAGCGTAA
- a CDS encoding outer membrane protein transport protein produces MRHHSAPVRRPDAGVARIKSCERRSNSRKFRVLAVPILVIAVLFSGVAPNAHAAGFFTGEIGARTSGKGGANIAGEDTPNALYLNPAALYRVRGSNLMAQADFDIYRTYYRREPYLPGQYNRNPLDTIPGLFVTTDFGEDKDVTFAYGMYGPYGVTARYPETHAGRYNVIETNSSQVYFSSGLGFKIAPWLALGGGISLINVSIRNFYGFTVVGERDPRYDTVAEFYAHNKTRPAWFAGFILFPDDKVQIAASMIPRLARMKFTGYLRAELPPLYGAILGEDVYKDELKTHVDYPEQYRFGLRFVPMDLFDIEFGATFIPWSLVVGYDIDLEDEVLIKDFFLPLEWRDAWTYRVGTDWKVHKNFRVRAGYFYEEGATPEESLGAGAIDTNRHGYAVGFSATFFGVTTDWAYNHIALDDYVVPANPEADVLDDGRGYIDGAYDRIIGAVILNAEGMVQAFKGKKK; encoded by the coding sequence ATGAGGCACCACAGCGCGCCGGTGCGCCGGCCAGACGCCGGCGTGGCGCGCATCAAATCGTGCGAGCGACGTTCGAATTCCCGGAAATTCCGCGTGCTTGCCGTGCCGATTCTCGTGATCGCCGTCCTTTTTTCAGGGGTGGCGCCAAACGCGCACGCCGCCGGATTTTTTACAGGTGAAATCGGCGCGCGTACCTCGGGCAAGGGCGGCGCGAACATCGCCGGCGAGGACACCCCAAACGCCCTTTATTTGAATCCCGCGGCGCTCTACCGCGTGCGCGGATCGAACCTGATGGCGCAGGCGGACTTCGACATCTACCGCACATATTACAGGCGCGAGCCGTATCTGCCGGGCCAGTACAACCGAAATCCGCTTGACACGATCCCCGGCCTTTTCGTCACGACCGACTTCGGTGAGGACAAGGACGTCACATTCGCCTACGGCATGTACGGCCCCTACGGGGTCACGGCGCGTTACCCGGAGACGCACGCCGGCCGCTACAACGTCATCGAAACGAATTCCTCGCAGGTCTATTTCAGCAGCGGGCTGGGCTTCAAGATCGCTCCGTGGCTCGCGCTTGGCGGCGGCATCTCGCTCATCAACGTTTCGATCCGCAATTTCTACGGTTTCACGGTTGTCGGAGAACGCGATCCGCGCTACGACACCGTCGCGGAGTTCTACGCGCACAACAAGACGCGCCCCGCCTGGTTCGCGGGTTTCATCCTGTTTCCCGATGACAAGGTCCAGATCGCGGCGTCGATGATTCCGCGGCTGGCGCGGATGAAGTTCACGGGCTACCTCCGCGCGGAACTACCCCCGCTTTATGGGGCGATTCTTGGCGAAGACGTATACAAGGACGAATTGAAAACGCACGTCGATTACCCCGAGCAGTACCGGTTCGGGCTTCGTTTCGTGCCGATGGATCTTTTCGATATCGAGTTCGGCGCGACCTTCATCCCGTGGAGTCTCGTCGTGGGATACGACATCGACCTTGAGGACGAGGTGCTCATCAAGGATTTTTTCCTGCCGCTTGAGTGGCGCGACGCCTGGACCTATCGCGTCGGCACGGACTGGAAAGTGCACAAGAACTTCCGCGTACGCGCGGGGTATTTTTATGAAGAAGGCGCGACGCCGGAGGAATCGCTCGGCGCGGGCGCGATCGATACCAATCGCCACGGATACGCCGTCGGCTTTTCCGCGACGTTCTTTGGCGTCACGACGGACTGGGCGTACAATCACATCGCGCTCGACGATTACGTCGTGCCGGCCAATCCCGAGGCGGATGTCCTCGACGACGGCCGCGGCTATATCGATGGAGCCTACGACCGCATCATCGGCGCCGTCATTTTGAACGCCGAAGGCATGGTTCAGGCGTTCAAGGGAAAGAAAAAATGA
- a CDS encoding methylmalonyl-CoA mutase family protein, whose translation MSSSKSEWEKNTLRGASERDVRFTTVSDAPVDTLYTSEDLADIDPETDLGFPGEYPYTRGIHPNMYRGRLWTTRMFAGFGTSEDTNRRYHYILSQGGTGLSVAFDFPTLYGRDSDDERSRGEVGRCGVAIDTLADMETLFSGIDLGKVSTSMTINPPAAIMLAMYISVAEKNDVPLSALRGTVQNDMLKEFIAQKTWIFPPEPSLRLVIDIVEFCTRHVPQWNPVSISGYHIREAGSTAVQELAFTLADGFAYVRSAVERGLAVDDFAPRFSHFFNAHNDLFEEVAKYRAARRIWARVMREKFGAKNPASWRLRFHAQTAGCSLTAQQALNNVVRTTVQGLAAVLGGCQSLHTNSYDETLALPTEESVRIAMRTQQILAEESGVANTVDPLAGSYYVESLTSRMEAEALDYIRKIDEMGGMLTAIENGYPQKEISNASYLYQRQVDENVKTVVGVNAFADENETQEIPLLKITDADEKRQIARLDRVKSERDSDACRRALAALTEKAKGRDNLLPAILECVRAYATEGEIVGAMKPVFGEYSDPAWL comes from the coding sequence ATGAGTTCGTCAAAATCCGAATGGGAGAAAAACACGCTTCGCGGCGCATCCGAGCGCGATGTCCGCTTCACCACCGTCTCTGACGCGCCGGTCGATACGCTTTACACGAGCGAGGACCTCGCGGATATCGATCCGGAAACCGACCTCGGTTTTCCCGGCGAGTATCCCTACACGCGCGGCATCCACCCGAACATGTACCGCGGTCGCCTGTGGACGACGCGCATGTTCGCGGGCTTCGGCACGAGCGAGGATACGAACAGGCGCTACCACTACATCCTCTCGCAAGGGGGCACGGGGCTGTCCGTCGCATTCGATTTCCCGACGCTCTACGGCCGCGATTCCGACGACGAACGCTCGCGCGGGGAGGTCGGCCGCTGCGGCGTCGCCATCGACACGCTCGCGGACATGGAAACGCTCTTTTCGGGCATCGACCTCGGCAAGGTCTCCACGTCCATGACGATCAACCCGCCCGCCGCGATCATGCTGGCGATGTACATTTCCGTCGCGGAAAAAAACGATGTGCCGCTGTCCGCGCTTCGCGGCACCGTGCAAAACGACATGCTCAAGGAGTTTATCGCGCAGAAGACCTGGATTTTCCCGCCGGAGCCGTCGCTGCGTCTTGTCATCGACATTGTGGAATTCTGCACGCGCCACGTACCGCAGTGGAACCCCGTGTCGATCTCCGGCTACCACATCCGCGAGGCCGGCAGTACGGCCGTGCAGGAGTTGGCGTTCACGCTGGCCGACGGATTCGCCTACGTGCGGTCGGCCGTCGAGCGCGGGCTGGCCGTCGACGATTTCGCGCCGCGTTTCTCGCATTTTTTCAACGCGCATAACGACCTGTTCGAGGAGGTCGCCAAATACCGCGCCGCGCGGCGTATCTGGGCGCGCGTCATGCGCGAAAAATTCGGCGCCAAAAATCCCGCGAGCTGGCGCCTTCGCTTCCACGCGCAAACCGCGGGCTGTTCGCTCACCGCACAGCAGGCGCTCAACAACGTCGTGCGCACGACCGTGCAGGGGCTTGCCGCCGTGCTCGGCGGATGCCAGAGCCTGCACACGAATTCGTACGACGAAACGCTTGCGCTCCCGACGGAGGAGTCCGTGCGCATTGCCATGCGTACGCAGCAGATCCTTGCAGAGGAGTCCGGCGTGGCGAACACGGTTGATCCGCTTGCGGGTTCTTATTATGTTGAATCGCTGACGAGCCGGATGGAGGCCGAAGCCCTCGACTACATCCGGAAAATCGACGAAATGGGCGGCATGCTCACCGCCATCGAGAACGGTTACCCCCAAAAGGAAATTTCGAACGCGTCGTATCTCTACCAGCGCCAGGTCGACGAAAACGTGAAGACGGTCGTCGGCGTCAACGCTTTCGCGGACGAGAACGAAACGCAGGAGATTCCGCTTTTGAAAATCACCGACGCGGACGAAAAACGACAGATCGCGCGGCTCGATCGCGTGAAGTCCGAGCGCGACTCCGACGCCTGCCGGCGTGCGCTCGCGGCGTTGACGGAAAAAGCGAAGGGTCGCGACAATCTGCTGCCGGCCATTCTCGAGTGCGTTCGCGCTTATGCGACCGAAGGCGAGATCGTCGGCGCGATGAAGCCCGTTTTCGGGGAATATTCGGATCCCGCCTGGCTTTGA
- a CDS encoding cobalamin B12-binding domain-containing protein: protein MTVERKLRILIGKPGLDGHDRGAKVIARALRDAGYEVIYTGLHQTPDMIVNAAIQEDVDAVGLSILSGAHNHLFPAILSKLKDAGLSDIALFGGGIIPDDDIPKLMEVGVRRLFTPGTRIKDVVTFIESEIRPLVKE from the coding sequence ATGACAGTCGAGCGCAAGCTGAGAATCCTGATCGGCAAGCCCGGCCTCGATGGGCATGATCGCGGCGCGAAGGTCATCGCCCGCGCGCTGCGCGACGCGGGATACGAGGTCATTTACACCGGCCTTCATCAGACGCCGGACATGATCGTCAACGCGGCGATTCAGGAAGACGTGGACGCGGTCGGCCTGTCGATCCTCTCCGGCGCGCACAACCACCTGTTTCCCGCCATCCTTTCGAAGCTGAAGGACGCGGGGCTGTCGGATATCGCGCTTTTCGGCGGCGGGATCATCCCCGACGACGACATCCCCAAGCTGATGGAGGTCGGCGTCAGGCGATTGTTCACGCCCGGGACGCGAATCAAGGACGTGGTCACGTTTATCGAAAGCGAAATCCGCCCGCTCGTCAAAGAGTGA
- a CDS encoding acetyl-CoA acetyltransferase gives MNVAILGVGQAGFAPTTTALSYRELIARAAKMAYTDAGVSVDDIDGAVSVEEDLISGYSIADEYVPDQLGMVRKPVYTITGDFLHGLASAVMQIKTGRFRCVVVESYSKASNILHKDEVLRFAFDPVFNRFDVSPHYLGGIELNAFLARSGYDLDDVAEVVVKNRANAILNPHASFGAEFRATDVLESRAVAAPLTDLMIARHADGAVVVVLGTDDMASASRAPVYIAGTGWGSGSGSLERRDHSTSQGTAVAADLAYREAGISEPTEEIDAFFVSDLYAHRELMHMEALGIGPDDPVVVNPDGGALGVGDMFETTSGARLVEAVRQLRGEAGGCQTDANRVLVHGWRGIPTDSCAVVVVDAERRTS, from the coding sequence ATGAATGTTGCCATCCTGGGGGTCGGCCAGGCCGGATTCGCCCCCACCACGACCGCCTTGTCCTACCGCGAGCTGATCGCCCGCGCGGCCAAGATGGCCTACACCGACGCCGGGGTGAGCGTCGACGACATCGACGGCGCGGTGTCGGTCGAGGAAGACCTCATCTCCGGTTACTCCATCGCCGACGAATACGTGCCCGATCAGCTCGGCATGGTCCGAAAGCCGGTTTACACGATCACCGGCGATTTTCTGCACGGCCTCGCCTCGGCGGTGATGCAGATCAAGACGGGGCGCTTCCGGTGCGTCGTCGTCGAATCGTACAGCAAGGCCTCGAACATCCTGCACAAGGACGAGGTGCTGCGATTCGCGTTCGATCCCGTCTTCAACCGCTTTGACGTCTCGCCGCATTACCTCGGCGGCATCGAGCTGAACGCGTTTCTGGCGCGCTCCGGATACGATCTGGACGACGTCGCGGAAGTGGTGGTCAAGAATCGCGCGAATGCGATCCTGAATCCGCACGCCTCGTTCGGCGCCGAATTCCGGGCGACGGACGTGCTCGAATCGCGCGCGGTCGCCGCACCGCTGACCGACCTCATGATCGCCCGGCACGCCGACGGCGCCGTCGTTGTCGTGCTCGGCACCGACGACATGGCTTCGGCGAGCCGCGCCCCGGTCTACATCGCGGGCACGGGCTGGGGCTCCGGCTCCGGTTCGCTTGAGCGGCGTGACCACAGCACCTCGCAGGGAACCGCCGTTGCCGCGGACCTGGCCTATCGCGAGGCGGGCATCAGCGAACCGACCGAGGAAATCGACGCGTTTTTCGTCTCCGACCTCTACGCGCACCGCGAGTTGATGCACATGGAGGCGCTCGGTATCGGACCGGACGACCCGGTCGTGGTGAATCCCGACGGAGGCGCGCTCGGTGTGGGCGACATGTTTGAAACGACGAGCGGCGCTCGCCTTGTGGAGGCCGTACGGCAACTTCGCGGCGAGGCCGGCGGTTGCCAGACGGACGCCAATCGCGTGCTGGTCCACGGCTGGCGCGGCATTCCCACGGATTCGTGCGCCGTCGTTGTCGTCGACGCGGAAAGGAGGACGTCATGA
- a CDS encoding thiolase domain-containing protein — protein sequence MSRKVAVVGAGMTRFVRRAKESPNELTAHAVQMALDDAGMTIDEIDCVVMGTAPDAFDGVHMKGDHLIPGAGGTNKPYMRHFVGGGTGVFSPIHGWMHIASGKFDTCLVIAEEKMSPCTPHPAGAFLTIFDRVTEQPLELTLIHIFAIEMARFMHVYGYTEEEIARISVMNKRTALNHPAAQVAENITVADVMNSTLLSWPVKRLDISPTSDGAVAVVLTNERIARAKKPAPVFIEGVGYRLDTAYWATRDLAFPNYVAMAARDAYQMAGITNPARDIDIFEPYDPFDYKALHHMNGLLLDKTGRTVRELFDAGAFESDGTHPMCPSGGAMGVGNPIAATGLMKIAELYFQLTGQAGKRQVKKTVRRGVAQAWGDLMQVGTVVVMGADGAPPTFKSAWNARTAKDLPGTAVKANAKLPIIEDDPYLEYAWDNGLAMTTYLEGLKAGKLRGSLDRRTNRMMIPPRAFSEIANLDPVADYFDIPDSGTVMTYTISYVNWDSSPLPDGQVKIFAVIAIDGCDEHMGLVHRLDDVAPADVKIGMRVRAVWKDAADREGKITDITHFAPEGRRKKAPSGFLAAKPAEMTVMRAGATKGKIPLAYRYTAGVAGTEFYDGLAKGKIVGSATPEGPLVPPASFDEDTMEPLAGGTVDVTGTGRILSFAVVTEDRAGKQLAEPAVIVQVGFAGAHGSVFGFLSVGEGQEFGNGSEVTFVKPKKMSGPASVIFQLAGKKKTKKS from the coding sequence ATGAGCCGCAAGGTCGCTGTGGTCGGCGCCGGCATGACGCGCTTCGTGCGCCGCGCCAAGGAATCCCCGAACGAACTCACCGCCCACGCGGTGCAGATGGCCCTCGACGACGCGGGCATGACGATCGACGAGATCGATTGCGTTGTGATGGGTACCGCCCCGGACGCCTTCGACGGCGTTCACATGAAGGGCGATCATCTCATCCCCGGTGCGGGCGGCACGAACAAGCCGTACATGCGCCATTTCGTCGGCGGCGGCACGGGCGTGTTCAGCCCCATCCACGGCTGGATGCACATCGCCTCCGGCAAGTTCGACACGTGCCTCGTCATTGCCGAGGAAAAGATGTCGCCGTGCACGCCGCATCCGGCGGGCGCGTTCCTGACGATTTTCGACCGCGTGACCGAACAGCCGCTCGAGCTGACGCTCATCCATATCTTCGCCATCGAGATGGCGAGGTTCATGCACGTCTACGGATACACGGAAGAGGAAATCGCGCGCATCTCCGTGATGAACAAGCGCACCGCGCTCAATCACCCGGCCGCGCAGGTCGCCGAGAACATCACCGTCGCCGACGTCATGAACTCGACATTGCTCTCCTGGCCCGTGAAACGCCTGGACATCAGCCCGACCTCCGACGGCGCGGTGGCGGTGGTGCTCACCAACGAGCGTATCGCCCGCGCGAAAAAGCCCGCGCCGGTCTTCATCGAAGGCGTCGGATATCGCCTGGACACGGCGTATTGGGCGACCCGCGATCTGGCGTTTCCGAACTACGTGGCGATGGCCGCGCGCGACGCCTACCAGATGGCGGGCATCACGAACCCGGCGCGCGACATCGACATCTTCGAGCCGTACGATCCGTTCGATTACAAGGCGCTGCACCACATGAACGGCCTGCTGCTCGATAAAACCGGCCGAACGGTGCGCGAATTGTTCGACGCCGGCGCGTTTGAAAGCGACGGAACGCACCCCATGTGCCCGTCCGGCGGCGCGATGGGTGTCGGCAATCCGATCGCCGCGACCGGCCTCATGAAGATCGCCGAGCTCTACTTCCAGCTCACCGGTCAGGCGGGCAAACGCCAGGTGAAAAAGACCGTCAGGCGTGGCGTGGCGCAGGCGTGGGGCGACCTCATGCAAGTCGGCACGGTGGTCGTCATGGGCGCGGACGGCGCGCCGCCGACGTTCAAGTCGGCGTGGAACGCGCGCACGGCCAAGGATTTGCCGGGCACCGCGGTCAAGGCGAACGCAAAACTGCCGATCATCGAGGACGATCCGTACCTCGAATACGCCTGGGACAATGGCCTGGCGATGACAACCTACCTGGAAGGGCTCAAGGCGGGCAAGCTGCGCGGCAGCCTGGATCGGCGAACGAACCGCATGATGATTCCCCCGCGTGCGTTCAGCGAAATCGCGAACCTCGATCCGGTCGCGGACTACTTCGACATTCCCGATTCCGGCACGGTCATGACCTACACGATCTCGTACGTGAATTGGGACTCCTCGCCGCTGCCTGACGGGCAAGTGAAAATTTTTGCCGTCATCGCGATCGACGGTTGCGACGAGCACATGGGTCTTGTTCATCGCCTGGACGATGTCGCCCCCGCGGACGTAAAGATCGGCATGCGCGTTCGTGCGGTGTGGAAAGACGCTGCTGATCGCGAAGGAAAAATCACCGATATCACGCACTTCGCGCCCGAGGGACGCCGCAAGAAGGCGCCCTCCGGGTTTCTCGCGGCGAAACCGGCGGAAATGACGGTCATGCGAGCCGGTGCGACGAAGGGCAAGATCCCGCTGGCGTACCGATACACGGCCGGCGTCGCGGGCACGGAATTCTACGACGGGCTTGCCAAGGGAAAAATCGTCGGATCGGCGACACCCGAAGGGCCGCTCGTGCCGCCGGCGTCCTTTGACGAAGACACTATGGAACCGCTTGCCGGCGGAACGGTCGACGTTACCGGCACGGGCCGCATCCTTTCGTTTGCGGTGGTGACGGAGGATCGCGCGGGCAAGCAGCTCGCCGAGCCGGCCGTCATCGTGCAGGTGGGCTTCGCCGGCGCGCACGGTAGCGTTTTCGGATTTCTTTCGGTCGGGGAGGGACAGGAGTTCGGAAACGGCTCCGAGGTGACCTTCGTCAAGCCAAAAAAGATGTCCGGCCCCGCTTCGGTCATATTTCAGCTTGCGGGCAAGAAGAAAACGAAAAAGTCATAA
- a CDS encoding histidine triad nucleotide-binding protein: MDCVFCKIASGEIDSPKIYDDGELFCVRDINPAAKTHLLIIPHKHIPTLLEVKPDDEALLSRAMLVARQVARDAGIAEDGFRLVFNVNEGGGQQIFHIHFHLLAGGKLPGFGR, from the coding sequence ATGGACTGCGTTTTTTGTAAAATCGCCTCGGGCGAGATCGATTCACCGAAAATCTACGACGACGGCGAGTTGTTTTGCGTTCGGGACATCAATCCCGCCGCGAAAACGCACCTGCTCATCATCCCGCACAAGCACATTCCGACGCTGCTCGAAGTCAAACCCGACGACGAAGCGCTGCTTTCCCGCGCCATGCTCGTCGCTCGCCAGGTCGCACGCGACGCCGGAATCGCCGAAGATGGATTCCGCCTGGTTTTCAATGTCAACGAGGGTGGGGGCCAGCAGATTTTTCACATCCATTTTCACCTTCTGGCCGGCGGTAAACTGCCCGGTTTCGGCCGCTGA